Proteins encoded together in one Canis aureus isolate CA01 chromosome 21, VMU_Caureus_v.1.0, whole genome shotgun sequence window:
- the RCOR2 gene encoding REST corepressor 2 isoform X2 gives MPSVMEKPSAGSGILSRSRAKTAPNGGQPHSEDDSSEEEHSHDSMIRVGTNYQAVIPECKPESPARYSNKELKGMLVWSPNHCVSDAKLDKYIAMAKEKHGYNIEQALGMLLWHKHDVEKSLADLANFTPFPDEWTVEDKVLFEQAFGFHGKCFQRIQQMLPDKLIPSLVKYYYSWKKTRSRTSVMDRQARRLGGRKDKEDSDELEEGRGAVSEGEPDAGDPKREPLPSRPLNTRPGPGKKEAQGSQYRHHPLRTRRRPPKGMYLSPEGLTAVSGSPDLANLTLRGLDSQLISLKRQVQSMKQTNSSLRQALEGGIDPLRPPEANTKFNSRWTTDEQLLAVQAIRRYGKDFGAIAEVIGNKTLTQVKTFFVSYRRRFNLEEVLQEWEAEQDGAPGAPVPMEESRRGASLPASALEEDDEVQITSVSTSVPRSLPPVPAPPPPPTSLSQPPPLLRPPLPTAPTLLRQPPPLQQGRFLQPRLAPNQPPPPLIRPALAASRHSARPGPQPPPTLIGAPLEPPAPSL, from the exons ATGCCCTCGGTGATGGAGAAGCCGAGCGCGGGCTCCGGGATCCTGTCCCGCAGCCGGGCCAAGACGGCGCCCAACGGTGGACAGCCCCACTCGGAGGATGACAGCAGCGAGGAGGAGCACTCGCACG ACAGCATGATCCGCGTTGGAACCAATTACCAGGCCGTAATTCCGGAGTGCAAGCCTG AGAGCCCTGCACGCTACAGTAACAAGGAGCTGAAGGGGATGCTGGTGTGGTCACCCAACCACTGTGTGTCTGATGCCAAGC TTGACAAGTACATTGCGATGGCCAAGGAGAAGCATGGCTACAACATTGAGCAG gcactgggcaTGCTCTTGTGGCATAAGCACGATGTGGAGAAGTCACTGGCCGACTTGGCCAACTTCACCCCATTCCCAGATGAGTGGACCGTGGAGGACAAGGTGCTGTTTGAACAGGCCTTTGGCTTCCATGGCAAATGCTTCCAGCGGATCCAGCAGATG CTGCCTGACAAGCTGATCCCCAGCTTGGTGAAGTATTACTACTCATGGAAGAAGACCCGCAGTCGGACCAGTGTGATGGACAGACAGGCTCGGCGACTGGGGGGCCGGAAGGACAAAGAAGACAG TGATGAGCTAGAAGAGGGCCGAGGAGCTGTGAGTGAGGGAGAGCCAGATGCTGGAGACCCCAAGAGAGAG CCTCTGCCCTCTCGGCCCCTGAATACCCGCCCAGGCCCCGGGAAAAAGGAGGCCCAGGGTTCTCAGTACCGCCACCATCCGCTGCGAACCCGGCGTCGCCCACCCAAGGGCATGTACCTGAGCCCCGAGGGCCTCACGGCTGTGTCAGGAAGCCCAGACCTCGCCAACCTCACGCTTCGAGGCCTTGATTCCCAGCTTATCTCCCTGAAGCGCCAG GTGCAAAGCATGAAGCAGACCAACAGCAGCCTCCGCCAAGCGCTGGAGGGTGGCATCGATCCATTGCGCCCTCCTGAG GCCAACACCAAGTTCAACTCCCGCTGGACCACGGATGAGCAGCTTTTGGCTGTCCAAG CCATCCGTAGGTATGGCAAAGACTTTGGGGCTATCGCAGAGGTGATTGGGAACAAAACTCTGACCCAAGTGAAGACCTTCTTTGTGAGCTACCGGCGCCGCTTCAATCTGGAGGAGGTGCTGCAGGAGTGGGAGGCTGAGCAGGatggggccccaggagccccagtccCCATGGAGGAGTCTAGGAGAGGGGCCTCCTTGCCAGCCTCGGCCCTAGAGGAAGATGATGAG GTGCAGATCACCTCCGTCTCGACCTCTGTGCCCCGATCGCTACCCCCCGTGCCtgccccccctccacctcccacctccctgtCCCAGCCGCCCCCACTGCTGAGGCCACCTTTGCCTACTGCTCCCACCCTGCTCCGCCAGCCACCCCCGCTCCAGCAGGGTCGTTTCCTCCAGCCCCGGCTGGCCCCCAACCAGCCCCCCCCACCTCTCATCCGCCCTGCTCTGGCTGCCTCCCGCCACAGTGCCCGCCCCGGCCCACAGCCTCCACCCACCCTGATTGGAGCCCCTCTGGAGCCTCCAGCACCCTCACTGTGA
- the RCOR2 gene encoding REST corepressor 2 isoform X1, giving the protein MPSVMEKPSAGSGILSRSRAKTAPNGGQPHSEDDSSEEEHSHGPEPPACFFPGPGGCRHRESGDSMIRVGTNYQAVIPECKPESPARYSNKELKGMLVWSPNHCVSDAKLDKYIAMAKEKHGYNIEQALGMLLWHKHDVEKSLADLANFTPFPDEWTVEDKVLFEQAFGFHGKCFQRIQQMLPDKLIPSLVKYYYSWKKTRSRTSVMDRQARRLGGRKDKEDSDELEEGRGAVSEGEPDAGDPKREPLPSRPLNTRPGPGKKEAQGSQYRHHPLRTRRRPPKGMYLSPEGLTAVSGSPDLANLTLRGLDSQLISLKRQVQSMKQTNSSLRQALEGGIDPLRPPEANTKFNSRWTTDEQLLAVQAIRRYGKDFGAIAEVIGNKTLTQVKTFFVSYRRRFNLEEVLQEWEAEQDGAPGAPVPMEESRRGASLPASALEEDDEVQITSVSTSVPRSLPPVPAPPPPPTSLSQPPPLLRPPLPTAPTLLRQPPPLQQGRFLQPRLAPNQPPPPLIRPALAASRHSARPGPQPPPTLIGAPLEPPAPSL; this is encoded by the exons ATGCCCTCGGTGATGGAGAAGCCGAGCGCGGGCTCCGGGATCCTGTCCCGCAGCCGGGCCAAGACGGCGCCCAACGGTGGACAGCCCCACTCGGAGGATGACAGCAGCGAGGAGGAGCACTCGCACG GACCGGAGCCTCCGGCTTGCTTCTTCCCCGGGCCTGGGGGCTGCCGACACAGGGAGTCTGGAG ACAGCATGATCCGCGTTGGAACCAATTACCAGGCCGTAATTCCGGAGTGCAAGCCTG AGAGCCCTGCACGCTACAGTAACAAGGAGCTGAAGGGGATGCTGGTGTGGTCACCCAACCACTGTGTGTCTGATGCCAAGC TTGACAAGTACATTGCGATGGCCAAGGAGAAGCATGGCTACAACATTGAGCAG gcactgggcaTGCTCTTGTGGCATAAGCACGATGTGGAGAAGTCACTGGCCGACTTGGCCAACTTCACCCCATTCCCAGATGAGTGGACCGTGGAGGACAAGGTGCTGTTTGAACAGGCCTTTGGCTTCCATGGCAAATGCTTCCAGCGGATCCAGCAGATG CTGCCTGACAAGCTGATCCCCAGCTTGGTGAAGTATTACTACTCATGGAAGAAGACCCGCAGTCGGACCAGTGTGATGGACAGACAGGCTCGGCGACTGGGGGGCCGGAAGGACAAAGAAGACAG TGATGAGCTAGAAGAGGGCCGAGGAGCTGTGAGTGAGGGAGAGCCAGATGCTGGAGACCCCAAGAGAGAG CCTCTGCCCTCTCGGCCCCTGAATACCCGCCCAGGCCCCGGGAAAAAGGAGGCCCAGGGTTCTCAGTACCGCCACCATCCGCTGCGAACCCGGCGTCGCCCACCCAAGGGCATGTACCTGAGCCCCGAGGGCCTCACGGCTGTGTCAGGAAGCCCAGACCTCGCCAACCTCACGCTTCGAGGCCTTGATTCCCAGCTTATCTCCCTGAAGCGCCAG GTGCAAAGCATGAAGCAGACCAACAGCAGCCTCCGCCAAGCGCTGGAGGGTGGCATCGATCCATTGCGCCCTCCTGAG GCCAACACCAAGTTCAACTCCCGCTGGACCACGGATGAGCAGCTTTTGGCTGTCCAAG CCATCCGTAGGTATGGCAAAGACTTTGGGGCTATCGCAGAGGTGATTGGGAACAAAACTCTGACCCAAGTGAAGACCTTCTTTGTGAGCTACCGGCGCCGCTTCAATCTGGAGGAGGTGCTGCAGGAGTGGGAGGCTGAGCAGGatggggccccaggagccccagtccCCATGGAGGAGTCTAGGAGAGGGGCCTCCTTGCCAGCCTCGGCCCTAGAGGAAGATGATGAG GTGCAGATCACCTCCGTCTCGACCTCTGTGCCCCGATCGCTACCCCCCGTGCCtgccccccctccacctcccacctccctgtCCCAGCCGCCCCCACTGCTGAGGCCACCTTTGCCTACTGCTCCCACCCTGCTCCGCCAGCCACCCCCGCTCCAGCAGGGTCGTTTCCTCCAGCCCCGGCTGGCCCCCAACCAGCCCCCCCCACCTCTCATCCGCCCTGCTCTGGCTGCCTCCCGCCACAGTGCCCGCCCCGGCCCACAGCCTCCACCCACCCTGATTGGAGCCCCTCTGGAGCCTCCAGCACCCTCACTGTGA
- the RCOR2 gene encoding REST corepressor 2 isoform X3 — MPSVMEKPSAGSGILSRSRAKTAPNGGQPHSEDDSSEEEHSHDSMIRVGTNYQAVIPECKPESPARYSNKELKGMLVWSPNHCVSDAKLDKYIAMAKEKHGYNIEQALGMLLWHKHDVEKSLADLANFTPFPDEWTVEDKVLFEQAFGFHGKCFQRIQQMLPDKLIPSLVKYYYSWKKTRSRTSVMDRQARRLGGRKDKEDSDELEEGRGAVSEGEPDAGDPKREPLPSRPLNTRPGPGKKEAQGSQYRHHPLRTRRRPPKGMYLSPEGLTAVSGSPDLANLTLRGLDSQLISLKRQVQSMKQTNSSLRQALEGGIDPLRPPEANTKFNSRWTTDEQLLAVQGADHLRLDLCAPIATPRACPPSTSHLPVPAAPTAEATFAYCSHPAPPATPAPAGSFPPAPAGPQPAPPTSHPPCSGCLPPQCPPRPTASTHPDWSPSGASSTLTVSPEALHPPSSRTLLLASLRTEGTTELLARPFQRSRAASGHSLDLWALHKFLAAEPLCPHLARSWGSGAFRADLRVLSLPGWGWNGCLLVCWGLAFGPGPLCRGGSDLSLGHGGEDSLGCSLSFSNKLGGGGEGAGGGRWAQVPLGPKCGRTGWAALLSSGAC, encoded by the exons ATGCCCTCGGTGATGGAGAAGCCGAGCGCGGGCTCCGGGATCCTGTCCCGCAGCCGGGCCAAGACGGCGCCCAACGGTGGACAGCCCCACTCGGAGGATGACAGCAGCGAGGAGGAGCACTCGCACG ACAGCATGATCCGCGTTGGAACCAATTACCAGGCCGTAATTCCGGAGTGCAAGCCTG AGAGCCCTGCACGCTACAGTAACAAGGAGCTGAAGGGGATGCTGGTGTGGTCACCCAACCACTGTGTGTCTGATGCCAAGC TTGACAAGTACATTGCGATGGCCAAGGAGAAGCATGGCTACAACATTGAGCAG gcactgggcaTGCTCTTGTGGCATAAGCACGATGTGGAGAAGTCACTGGCCGACTTGGCCAACTTCACCCCATTCCCAGATGAGTGGACCGTGGAGGACAAGGTGCTGTTTGAACAGGCCTTTGGCTTCCATGGCAAATGCTTCCAGCGGATCCAGCAGATG CTGCCTGACAAGCTGATCCCCAGCTTGGTGAAGTATTACTACTCATGGAAGAAGACCCGCAGTCGGACCAGTGTGATGGACAGACAGGCTCGGCGACTGGGGGGCCGGAAGGACAAAGAAGACAG TGATGAGCTAGAAGAGGGCCGAGGAGCTGTGAGTGAGGGAGAGCCAGATGCTGGAGACCCCAAGAGAGAG CCTCTGCCCTCTCGGCCCCTGAATACCCGCCCAGGCCCCGGGAAAAAGGAGGCCCAGGGTTCTCAGTACCGCCACCATCCGCTGCGAACCCGGCGTCGCCCACCCAAGGGCATGTACCTGAGCCCCGAGGGCCTCACGGCTGTGTCAGGAAGCCCAGACCTCGCCAACCTCACGCTTCGAGGCCTTGATTCCCAGCTTATCTCCCTGAAGCGCCAG GTGCAAAGCATGAAGCAGACCAACAGCAGCCTCCGCCAAGCGCTGGAGGGTGGCATCGATCCATTGCGCCCTCCTGAG GCCAACACCAAGTTCAACTCCCGCTGGACCACGGATGAGCAGCTTTTGGCTGTCCAAG GTGCAGATCACCTCCGTCTCGACCTCTGTGCCCCGATCGCTACCCCCCGTGCCtgccccccctccacctcccacctccctgtCCCAGCCGCCCCCACTGCTGAGGCCACCTTTGCCTACTGCTCCCACCCTGCTCCGCCAGCCACCCCCGCTCCAGCAGGGTCGTTTCCTCCAGCCCCGGCTGGCCCCCAACCAGCCCCCCCCACCTCTCATCCGCCCTGCTCTGGCTGCCTCCCGCCACAGTGCCCGCCCCGGCCCACAGCCTCCACCCACCCTGATTGGAGCCCCTCTGGAGCCTCCAGCACCCTCACTGTGAGCCCTGAGGCCCTCCACCCACCAAGCTCCAGAACCCTGTTGCTGGCTTCACTAAGGACAGAAGGGACTACAGAGCTTTTGGCCAGGCCTTTTCAAAGATCCAGAGCTGCCAGTGGGCACAGTCTGGACCTGTGGGCTCTGCACAAATTTCTGGCAGCTGagcctctctgcccccacctggcCAGGAGCTGGGGCTCAGGAGCCTTCAGAGCTGACCTGAGGGTACTTTCTCTTCCTGGCTGGGGCTGGAATGGCTGCCTCCTAGTCTGCTGGGGCTTGGCCTTTGGGCCTGGCCCTTTGTGTAGAGGGGGTAGTGACCTTAGCTTGGGGCATGGGGGAGAGGACAGCCTTGGCTGCTCTCTTTCTTTTAGCAATAAgttgggaggaggtggggagggggctggaggggggaggTGGGCACAGGTTCCTTTGGGGCCCAAGTGTGGCAGAACTGGATGGGCAGCTCTCCTGTCTTCTGGAGCCTGCTGA